Proteins from a genomic interval of Stenotrophomonas maltophilia:
- a CDS encoding SAM-dependent methyltransferase, with protein sequence MNSMTPSVTLPRPGALDAFLRRRLLAQLAPLRDGHLCVRDALGEVRLGNAHAGLQVTVTIDDPSFYRKVAAQGSVGAGESYIQGDWRCDDLVALIQLLVRNRDLLDGMERGPAQVGGWLLRGWNRLRRNSREGSRRNIAAHYDLGNDFFALFLSPDLMYSSALFASESDSLESASRRKLDRICQQLQLKPGDRVVEIGTGWGGFAVHAAQYYGCHVTTTTISAEQLALAAERVRAAGLQDRVTLLMQDYRDLQGQFDKLVSIEMIEAIGAEYLDTYMATLQRLLKPDGVALLQAITIEDHRYEQARRSVDYIKRYVFPGSFIPSVNAIMAAKTRSSDLQLIAQQDFGHSYALTLRAWRQRFLAQLPAVQAQGFDARFCRLWDFYLAYCEGGFLERSIGVSHLLLARPGHRPAAPHGEGN encoded by the coding sequence ATGAACTCGATGACACCTTCGGTTACCCTGCCGCGCCCCGGCGCGCTGGATGCCTTCCTGCGCCGCCGCTTGCTGGCACAGCTTGCCCCCCTGCGCGACGGCCACCTGTGCGTGCGCGATGCCCTTGGCGAGGTCCGGCTGGGCAACGCCCACGCCGGGCTGCAGGTGACGGTGACCATCGACGACCCGTCGTTCTACCGGAAGGTCGCTGCGCAGGGCAGCGTCGGCGCTGGCGAGAGCTACATCCAGGGCGACTGGCGCTGTGATGATCTGGTCGCACTGATACAGCTGCTGGTCCGCAACCGCGACCTGCTGGACGGCATGGAGCGCGGCCCGGCCCAGGTGGGTGGGTGGCTGCTGCGCGGCTGGAACCGGCTGCGCCGCAACAGCCGCGAGGGCAGCCGGCGCAACATCGCCGCCCACTACGACCTGGGCAACGATTTCTTCGCCCTGTTCCTGTCACCGGACCTGATGTACTCGTCGGCGTTGTTCGCCAGCGAATCCGACTCGCTGGAGTCCGCCTCGCGGCGCAAGCTGGACCGCATCTGCCAGCAGCTGCAGCTCAAGCCCGGTGATCGCGTGGTGGAAATCGGGACTGGCTGGGGTGGCTTCGCGGTGCACGCGGCGCAGTACTACGGTTGCCACGTCACCACCACCACCATCTCCGCCGAACAGCTTGCGCTGGCCGCCGAGCGCGTACGGGCCGCCGGCCTGCAGGATCGGGTGACGTTGCTGATGCAGGACTACCGCGACCTGCAGGGCCAGTTCGACAAGCTGGTGTCGATCGAGATGATCGAAGCCATCGGCGCCGAGTACCTGGACACCTACATGGCCACGCTGCAGCGGCTGCTGAAGCCCGATGGTGTCGCCTTGTTGCAGGCCATCACCATCGAAGACCATCGCTATGAGCAGGCACGTCGCAGCGTCGACTACATCAAGCGTTATGTGTTCCCCGGCAGCTTCATCCCCTCCGTCAACGCCATCATGGCGGCCAAGACGCGGTCCAGCGACCTGCAGCTGATCGCCCAGCAGGATTTCGGCCATTCCTACGCGCTGACCCTGCGCGCCTGGCGCCAGCGTTTCCTCGCGCAGCTGCCTGCGGTGCAGGCGCAGGGGTTCGATGCGCGCTTCTGCCGCCTGTGGGACTTCTACCTGGCCTACTGCGAAGGCGGCTTCCTGGAGCGCTCAATCGGGGTCTCGCACCTGCTGCTGGCACGCCCGGGCCATCGGCCTGCGGCCCCCCATGGTGAGGGCAACTGA
- a CDS encoding DUF1295 domain-containing protein yields MINLLWVLLYAALVMSWGWAWQRRQHNIGVVDVLWAKGVAAAALLLALLGDGAVAPRVALAVLGGLWGGRLALHLWHRVRHEEEDGRYRYLRDHWQGHQGKIFGFFMAQALLVVLFALPFVAVAANPTAGMTRWLLAAVLVWLLSVGGEALADHQLARFRANPANKGRTCRDGFWRYSRHPNYFFEWLHWFTYVLLAIGSPLWWLAWLGPVLMYVFLRYLSGIPFTEKQALRSRGDDYRDYQHSTPMFFPWFPRPSKEHSA; encoded by the coding sequence ATGATCAACCTGCTCTGGGTGCTGCTGTATGCGGCGCTGGTGATGAGTTGGGGCTGGGCCTGGCAGCGCCGCCAGCACAACATCGGTGTTGTGGATGTGCTCTGGGCCAAAGGCGTGGCCGCGGCCGCGCTGCTGCTGGCGTTGCTGGGCGATGGCGCGGTGGCGCCACGGGTGGCGCTGGCTGTACTCGGTGGCCTGTGGGGCGGTCGCCTGGCCCTTCATCTATGGCATCGCGTCCGGCACGAGGAAGAGGACGGGCGCTATCGCTACCTTCGTGACCACTGGCAGGGACACCAGGGAAAGATCTTCGGGTTCTTCATGGCGCAGGCACTGCTGGTGGTACTGTTCGCCCTGCCCTTCGTCGCGGTCGCCGCCAACCCAACCGCTGGCATGACGCGCTGGCTGCTGGCCGCCGTGCTCGTCTGGCTGCTGAGCGTGGGCGGCGAGGCGCTGGCCGACCACCAGCTGGCCCGGTTCCGCGCCAACCCGGCGAACAAGGGTCGCACCTGCCGAGATGGCTTCTGGCGGTACTCCCGGCACCCCAACTACTTCTTCGAATGGCTGCACTGGTTCACCTACGTGCTGTTGGCGATCGGCTCCCCACTGTGGTGGCTGGCCTGGCTCGGCCCCGTGCTGATGTATGTATTCCTGCGCTATCTCAGCGGCATCCCGTTCACCGAAAAGCAGGCTCTGCGCAGCCGCGGCGACGACTACCGTGACTACCAGCACAGCACGCCGATGTTCTTCCCCTGGTTCCCCCGCCCTTCCAAGGAGCATTCCGCATGA
- a CDS encoding DUF2878 domain-containing protein, translated as MRRFWANLLGNQLVWLCAVAGAGRGWQWPALLAASLYIGSQLLTSAHPRLDLRLLALALACAWLVDASAAASGTVRYAAAPLGWVPPPWIMALWAAFAMTLTTSMRFLQRHPALPPLFGLLLAPLAYLSAARGFGAVQFNSPLWQGVLVLGAGWAIALSLMCRAARPRTTAQPPLAGASS; from the coding sequence ATGCGGCGGTTCTGGGCCAACCTGCTTGGCAACCAGCTGGTCTGGCTGTGCGCCGTCGCCGGCGCCGGGCGCGGCTGGCAATGGCCCGCGTTGCTGGCTGCTTCGCTCTACATCGGCAGCCAGCTGCTGACCTCGGCGCATCCGCGACTGGACCTGCGGCTGCTGGCGCTGGCGCTTGCCTGTGCCTGGCTGGTCGATGCCAGTGCTGCCGCCAGCGGCACCGTGCGCTACGCCGCTGCCCCGCTGGGGTGGGTGCCGCCGCCCTGGATCATGGCCTTGTGGGCTGCGTTCGCAATGACCCTGACCACCTCGATGCGCTTCCTGCAGCGCCATCCTGCCTTGCCGCCCCTGTTCGGCCTGCTGCTGGCGCCATTGGCCTACCTGTCGGCCGCGCGTGGATTCGGTGCGGTGCAGTTCAACAGCCCGCTGTGGCAGGGCGTCCTGGTACTGGGTGCAGGCTGGGCCATTGCACTTTCCCTGATGTGCCGCGCCGCCCGCCCGCGCACTACAGCGCAGCCACCTCTCGCCGGAGCGTCATCATGA
- a CDS encoding NAD(P)/FAD-dependent oxidoreductase: MRIAVIGSGIAGLASAWWPDGQHDVTLFEANDYLGGHTHTHEVQVEGTRMAVDTGFIVFNPLHYPLLTALFDELGVASQQTTMSFSMHSERSGVEYNATSLDGLFCQRRNLVSPRFWGMLADLRRFYRDAPLLLAEEEGPTLGEYLHSRRYGEAFMEEHLLPMASALWSSPAATVREFPARYLAQFMANHQMLQMTGRPDWRVVTGGSARYVDALRRHWRVHERLQCPVTAVERMPWGVRVHSAAGVEAFDEVILACHSDQALALLTDADAPERDILGAIRYQSNEAVLHTDASLLPRNRKAWAAWNAHVPQDPAAPCTVSYCMNLLQGLPGSTPLVVTLNRSDAIDPARVLRTLHYAHPVHDHAAVRAQQRWAELQGHRHTWFAGAYWGWGFHEDGIRSARRVVDALEARAPHREASVASEVAA, from the coding sequence ATGCGCATCGCGGTCATCGGATCGGGTATCGCGGGGCTGGCCAGTGCCTGGTGGCCGGATGGCCAGCACGACGTCACGCTGTTCGAAGCCAACGACTATCTTGGCGGCCACACCCACACACACGAGGTGCAGGTGGAAGGCACACGCATGGCCGTGGACACCGGCTTCATCGTCTTCAATCCCCTGCACTACCCGCTGCTGACGGCATTATTCGATGAGCTGGGCGTGGCGTCGCAGCAGACCACGATGAGCTTCTCGATGCACAGCGAGCGCAGTGGCGTGGAATACAACGCCACCTCGCTGGATGGCCTGTTCTGCCAGCGACGCAACCTGGTGTCACCGCGTTTCTGGGGCATGCTGGCCGACCTGCGTCGCTTCTATCGGGATGCCCCGCTGTTGTTGGCCGAGGAAGAAGGCCCGACGCTGGGCGAGTACCTGCACAGCCGGCGCTATGGCGAGGCGTTCATGGAAGAGCACCTGCTGCCGATGGCGTCGGCGTTGTGGTCGTCTCCTGCGGCCACGGTGCGAGAATTTCCGGCCCGCTACCTGGCGCAGTTCATGGCCAACCACCAGATGCTGCAGATGACCGGTCGCCCCGACTGGCGCGTAGTCACGGGCGGATCGGCCCGCTATGTGGATGCACTGCGCCGCCACTGGAGGGTGCATGAGCGGCTGCAATGCCCGGTCACGGCCGTCGAGCGCATGCCCTGGGGCGTGCGCGTGCACAGCGCCGCTGGCGTGGAGGCCTTCGACGAGGTGATCCTGGCGTGCCACAGCGACCAGGCGCTGGCCCTGCTGACCGATGCCGATGCCCCCGAGCGCGACATCCTCGGCGCAATCCGCTACCAATCCAACGAGGCGGTACTGCACACGGATGCATCCTTGCTGCCGCGCAACCGCAAGGCTTGGGCGGCCTGGAACGCGCATGTGCCGCAGGATCCAGCAGCACCCTGCACGGTCAGCTACTGCATGAACCTGCTGCAGGGCCTGCCCGGCAGCACGCCGCTGGTAGTCACCCTCAACCGCAGCGATGCCATCGACCCGGCCAGGGTGCTGCGAACGCTGCACTATGCGCACCCGGTGCACGACCACGCCGCTGTGCGCGCACAACAGCGCTGGGCGGAGCTGCAGGGCCATCGCCACACCTGGTTCGCAGGGGCCTACTGGGGCTGGGGCTTCCATGAGGATGGCATCCGCAGCGCCCGCCGCGTGGTGGATGCGCTGGAGGCCCGCGCACCGCATCGCGAGGCATCGGTAGCGTCCGAGGTGGCGGCATGA
- a CDS encoding SAM-dependent methyltransferase has product MNAIPSLNPAEEAETGLTAWAERGLLPDAALRAGIRRLCAQRLQEESEGGIEAQSARFGRRIAELADSPLALHTDAANRQHYEVPAAFFQACLGKRLKYSSCYYPTGHETLDQAEEAMLELYGQRAGLADGQHILELGCGWGSLTLWMAERYPHAAITAVSNSHSQRQHIMAQCQARGLHNVQVLTRDVNQLELPSAQFDRCVSVEMFEHVRNYERLLARIAQWLKPDGALFVHIFAHRTLMYPFETEGGDNWMGRHFFTGGLMPAADTLLHFQRDLRLDQRWLLDGRHYQRTAEHWLANQDAARDRVMPVLSATYGPVAARIWWQRWRMFWMACAELFGYDGGQQWLVAHYLFRPR; this is encoded by the coding sequence ATGAACGCGATACCGTCACTGAATCCGGCCGAGGAAGCAGAAACCGGGCTGACTGCCTGGGCCGAACGTGGCCTGCTGCCGGATGCCGCATTGCGTGCCGGCATCCGGCGACTGTGCGCGCAGCGCCTGCAGGAAGAATCGGAAGGTGGTATTGAAGCGCAGTCCGCGCGTTTCGGCCGCCGCATCGCCGAGCTGGCCGACAGCCCGCTCGCCCTGCATACCGATGCAGCCAATCGCCAGCATTACGAAGTGCCCGCGGCGTTCTTCCAGGCCTGCCTCGGCAAGCGGTTGAAGTACAGCAGCTGCTATTACCCCACCGGTCACGAAACGCTGGACCAGGCTGAAGAAGCAATGCTGGAACTGTACGGCCAGCGCGCAGGCCTGGCCGATGGACAGCACATTCTCGAACTGGGCTGCGGCTGGGGCTCGCTGACGCTGTGGATGGCCGAGCGCTATCCGCACGCAGCGATCACTGCCGTGTCCAACTCGCACAGCCAGCGCCAGCACATCATGGCGCAGTGCCAGGCCCGCGGGCTGCACAACGTGCAGGTGCTCACCCGTGACGTGAACCAGCTGGAGTTGCCCTCGGCGCAGTTTGATCGCTGCGTTTCGGTCGAGATGTTCGAGCACGTGCGCAACTACGAGCGCCTGCTGGCGCGCATCGCGCAGTGGCTGAAGCCGGACGGTGCGCTGTTCGTGCACATCTTCGCCCATCGCACGTTGATGTACCCGTTCGAAACCGAGGGCGGCGACAACTGGATGGGCCGCCACTTCTTCACCGGCGGCCTGATGCCGGCGGCCGATACCCTGCTGCATTTCCAGCGCGACCTGCGCCTCGATCAGCGCTGGTTGCTGGATGGCCGCCACTACCAGCGCACTGCCGAGCATTGGCTGGCCAATCAGGACGCAGCACGCGACCGGGTGATGCCGGTGCTGTCGGCAACCTATGGACCGGTGGCCGCGCGGATCTGGTGGCAGCGCTGGCGGATGTTCTGGATGGCATGCGCCGAACTGTTCGGCTACGACGGCGGCCAGCAATGGCTGGTGGCCCACTACCTGTTCCGTCCCCGCTGA
- a CDS encoding SapC family protein, producing MTTTSDTTTEAAPSNAPLFYTRPVPLQADVHADLRILPGRLEFAAGNNAIPLVLGEFSLALHHFPILFAGPTAVPMAAVGVSDQNLFIKDGLWEDEAYIPAYLRRHPFIFIDTGSDNDFLLGIDEESSRLVKGGDEGQPLFVDGKATEMVQQALEFCGQFTREHEQTQAFSRALIDNGLLVERNATVRTPDGREFNLNGFQVVDVEKFVALPEATVIEWHRSGWLALIHQHLMSLGRFNDLTRRQVERLAA from the coding sequence ATGACCACCACCAGCGACACCACCACCGAAGCGGCGCCGAGCAACGCCCCCCTGTTCTACACCCGTCCGGTGCCGCTGCAGGCCGATGTGCACGCCGACCTGCGCATCCTGCCGGGCAGGCTCGAGTTTGCCGCGGGCAACAACGCCATTCCGCTCGTGCTCGGCGAGTTCTCGCTGGCGCTGCACCACTTCCCGATCCTCTTCGCTGGCCCGACCGCGGTGCCGATGGCTGCCGTTGGCGTGTCCGACCAGAACCTGTTCATCAAGGACGGCCTGTGGGAAGACGAGGCCTATATCCCGGCCTACCTGCGTCGTCACCCCTTCATCTTCATCGACACCGGCTCGGACAATGATTTCCTGCTGGGCATCGACGAAGAGAGCTCGCGCTTGGTCAAGGGCGGTGACGAAGGCCAGCCGCTGTTCGTCGACGGCAAGGCCACCGAGATGGTGCAGCAGGCGCTGGAGTTCTGTGGCCAGTTCACCCGTGAGCACGAACAGACCCAGGCCTTCTCCAGGGCCCTGATCGACAACGGCCTGCTGGTCGAGCGCAATGCCACCGTGCGTACCCCGGATGGCCGCGAGTTCAACCTCAATGGCTTCCAGGTCGTCGACGTCGAGAAGTTCGTGGCGCTGCCGGAAGCGACCGTGATCGAGTGGCATCGCAGTGGCTGGCTGGCGCTGATCCACCAGCACCTGATGTCGCTGGGTCGCTTCAACGACCTGACCCGTCGCCAGGTTGAGCGTCTGGCGGCCTGA
- a CDS encoding ATP-binding protein, which yields MRDRLYTSPLLLLALILLPAASAEDASSPGWEPGREVRVATAPSLHPLPAALADGTTLPSLAHGYANLVARRSQLQFQEHPHASTGASVAAVCRREADLVLVIGTHLPPPCHGLVASRTFRGGKTMLAGRSGERLPRDITELDHRVLAVVEGGPYAGWLAARHPHLRLLHLADRHATLAAVENGTADLAIGLEATLRPLIRRHFAGHLHLQSFDSDFSTDLHLLAHHEDRQLLERIERALHDITLEEHASLLQLWARQVAPPSVDHALDWMRQLPPLWLPALAAALAVAPFLWHAWHRRLRGEGRARARAIGMFSHEVRNSAQTVLASIDLLSQPSSPKGQREVLAAAHAAGSSLRSLLNRSLEFSRLASGTFKPSARPCDIARLCRQSLDAIRPQARQRGLALRFDCLPEPCPIVAIDPEGLRQIIDNLLGNALKFTDVGGIELRLQLTPGNDPRELMLDVIDSGIGIAAEQLAVLFQPFQQGEDGRTRGGSGLGLMIAHELGRAMGGNLSVHSIPGRGSRFSLRLPVRAARAETVSAAAEVGRPLGGLELLLVEDNALNRRVISEQLRRAGADVHAFGDATSALAEQAVRPRSVALLDIGLGDMDGYALAMQLRRQALNPLRLIALSARRDRRHVARCRKAGFDATLAKPLQLESLLRALELPVTGQAITTGTAACDPAYITDIGHELVRIEQAMDEASATDLCHHAHRLQGALQMYGAAAEADTAADLWALGRDATPDWVDARRLLRVLQQWHGSRTAEAMPRA from the coding sequence ATGCGCGATCGACTGTACACATCCCCCCTCCTGCTGCTGGCGCTCATCCTGCTGCCTGCCGCGTCGGCCGAGGATGCATCGTCGCCTGGATGGGAGCCGGGACGCGAAGTGCGGGTGGCGACCGCGCCATCGCTGCACCCGCTACCCGCCGCACTCGCTGACGGCACCACGTTGCCAAGCCTGGCCCACGGCTACGCCAATCTGGTTGCACGGCGTTCGCAACTGCAGTTCCAGGAACACCCGCATGCCAGCACCGGTGCATCAGTGGCTGCCGTCTGCAGGCGGGAAGCGGATCTGGTACTGGTGATCGGCACCCACCTGCCACCCCCCTGCCACGGGCTGGTGGCATCCAGAACGTTCCGCGGTGGCAAGACGATGCTCGCCGGGCGCAGCGGCGAACGCCTGCCGCGCGACATCACGGAGCTCGATCATCGAGTCCTGGCCGTGGTCGAAGGAGGACCGTATGCGGGATGGCTGGCGGCGCGCCACCCACACCTCCGCCTGCTGCACCTGGCCGATCGTCACGCCACACTGGCAGCCGTCGAGAACGGTACCGCCGATCTGGCAATCGGCCTGGAAGCCACGCTGCGCCCGCTGATCCGCCGGCATTTCGCCGGGCACCTGCACCTGCAGTCGTTCGACAGTGATTTCTCAACCGACCTGCACCTGCTTGCGCACCACGAAGATCGCCAGCTGCTGGAGCGCATCGAGCGGGCATTGCACGACATTACGCTGGAAGAACATGCCAGCCTGCTGCAGCTGTGGGCCCGACAGGTGGCGCCCCCCTCGGTCGACCACGCCCTGGACTGGATGCGCCAGCTTCCCCCGCTGTGGCTGCCGGCCCTGGCTGCCGCATTGGCAGTTGCCCCGTTCCTGTGGCATGCCTGGCACAGGCGCCTGCGTGGTGAAGGCCGCGCTCGTGCCCGCGCGATTGGTATGTTCAGCCACGAAGTGCGCAATTCGGCTCAGACGGTACTGGCCTCGATCGACCTGCTCAGCCAGCCGTCGTCACCCAAGGGGCAGCGCGAAGTGCTGGCGGCCGCACATGCCGCGGGCTCCTCGCTGCGCAGCCTGCTCAATCGCTCGCTGGAATTCTCACGCCTGGCCAGCGGCACCTTCAAGCCGAGCGCACGACCCTGCGACATCGCACGACTCTGCCGCCAATCGCTGGATGCGATTCGCCCCCAGGCTCGGCAGCGCGGGCTGGCGCTTCGCTTCGATTGTCTTCCCGAGCCCTGCCCCATTGTCGCCATCGACCCGGAGGGGCTGCGCCAGATCATCGACAACCTGCTGGGAAACGCACTCAAATTCACCGATGTCGGGGGTATCGAACTGCGCCTTCAACTGACGCCCGGCAACGACCCTCGTGAACTCATGCTGGATGTGATCGACAGCGGTATCGGCATCGCTGCCGAGCAACTTGCCGTGCTGTTCCAGCCATTCCAGCAGGGCGAAGACGGCAGGACGCGCGGAGGCAGCGGACTGGGACTGATGATCGCGCATGAGCTTGGCCGCGCGATGGGCGGCAACCTGTCAGTGCACAGCATCCCCGGGCGCGGCAGTCGCTTCTCCCTTCGCCTGCCGGTACGCGCCGCCAGGGCCGAGACCGTGTCAGCCGCCGCCGAGGTCGGAAGGCCGCTGGGCGGGCTTGAGCTGCTGCTGGTGGAAGACAATGCACTCAATCGCCGGGTCATCAGCGAGCAGCTGCGCCGCGCGGGTGCCGATGTGCACGCCTTTGGCGACGCCACCAGCGCGCTTGCCGAGCAGGCTGTGAGGCCGCGCAGCGTAGCCCTGCTCGACATCGGGCTCGGGGATATGGATGGCTATGCACTGGCCATGCAGCTGCGCAGGCAGGCGCTCAACCCACTGCGACTGATCGCGCTGTCGGCACGCCGTGATCGTCGGCATGTGGCGCGCTGCCGGAAAGCAGGGTTCGACGCCACCCTGGCCAAGCCTTTACAGCTTGAGTCGCTGCTGCGGGCGCTGGAGCTGCCGGTGACCGGACAGGCCATCACAACGGGCACAGCTGCCTGTGACCCTGCCTACATCACGGACATCGGCCACGAACTGGTGCGGATCGAACAGGCCATGGATGAGGCCAGCGCCACTGACCTATGCCATCACGCGCATCGCCTACAGGGGGCCCTGCAGATGTACGGGGCTGCCGCAGAGGCGGACACGGCGGCCGACCTGTGGGCACTGGGTCGCGACGCCACGCCCGACTGGGTCGATGCGCGACGCCTGTTGCGGGTCCTTCAGCAATGGCATGGCTCCCGCACTGCGGAAGCCATGCCCAGGGCCTGA
- a CDS encoding GNAT family N-acetyltransferase — protein MGSHAEAAWNGLEVRQIRASDLDAICAHREAMFRENGRAEEILRAMAAPFRAWLAPRLASGEYFGHVLADHGRTIAGIGLMLIDWPPHPAHPEQDCRGYVLNVYVDPEYRRRGIARKLMALADDAFAERGATYAVLHATAQGKPLYADLGWAGTSEMARSLRAGGRTP, from the coding sequence ATGGGCAGCCACGCAGAAGCGGCATGGAACGGGCTTGAAGTGCGGCAGATCCGTGCGAGCGACCTGGATGCGATCTGCGCCCACCGCGAAGCCATGTTCCGCGAGAATGGGCGCGCCGAGGAGATCCTGCGGGCGATGGCGGCTCCTTTCCGTGCCTGGCTGGCACCGCGCCTGGCCTCTGGCGAGTACTTCGGCCATGTCCTTGCAGACCACGGCAGAACCATCGCCGGCATTGGACTGATGCTGATCGACTGGCCACCCCACCCTGCCCATCCGGAACAGGACTGCCGTGGCTACGTCCTGAACGTGTACGTGGATCCGGAGTACCGCCGCCGGGGCATCGCCCGGAAGCTGATGGCTCTGGCAGACGACGCCTTCGCCGAACGTGGCGCCACCTACGCAGTCCTGCATGCCACCGCGCAGGGCAAGCCACTTTATGCCGACCTTGGCTGGGCCGGAACCAGCGAGATGGCGCGCAGCCTGCGCGCTGGGGGTCGAACGCCCTGA
- a CDS encoding DUF1365 domain-containing protein has translation MSASALYFGQVMHRRHHPHPHAFRYPVAQLLLDLDELETVFAGRWLWSVNRRNLAEFRRSDYFGDPAQPLADAVRDHAAKTLGHRPSGPVRLLTHLRFAGHVFNPVSFYYCYQADGSTLDCIVAEITNTPWKERHAYVLPVATAVHEGASLRWQFDKRFHVSPFMPMDCRYDWRFSSPDEHLRVHMQVWRDGIRQFDATQTLQRRPLDGSGLARVLACYPLMTTQVVAAIHWHALRLWLKRNPVHDHPTLAGKPR, from the coding sequence ATGAGCGCCAGCGCGCTTTACTTCGGGCAGGTGATGCATCGTCGGCATCATCCGCACCCGCATGCGTTCCGTTACCCGGTTGCGCAGCTGCTGCTCGACCTTGATGAACTGGAGACCGTGTTTGCCGGGCGCTGGCTGTGGTCGGTCAATCGCCGCAACCTTGCCGAGTTCCGGCGCAGCGACTATTTCGGCGATCCCGCACAGCCTTTGGCCGATGCCGTGCGCGACCATGCTGCGAAGACGCTCGGTCATCGACCCTCGGGTCCGGTGCGGCTGCTCACCCATCTTCGCTTTGCCGGGCATGTGTTCAACCCGGTCAGCTTCTACTACTGCTACCAGGCCGACGGCAGCACGCTGGACTGCATCGTGGCCGAGATCACCAATACGCCCTGGAAGGAGCGGCACGCCTACGTGCTGCCGGTCGCTACGGCCGTCCACGAAGGCGCGTCACTGCGTTGGCAGTTCGACAAGCGCTTCCACGTCTCGCCGTTCATGCCGATGGACTGCCGTTACGACTGGCGCTTCAGCAGCCCCGATGAGCACCTGCGCGTGCACATGCAGGTCTGGCGCGACGGCATCCGCCAGTTCGATGCCACCCAGACGCTGCAACGCCGACCGCTGGATGGCAGCGGGCTGGCGCGGGTACTCGCCTGCTACCCACTGATGACCACCCAGGTGGTGGCCGCCATCCACTGGCACGCACTGCGGCTGTGGCTGAAGCGCAACCCCGTACACGACCACCCCACCCTTGCCGGGAAACCGCGATGA
- a CDS encoding lipocalin family protein: MRVFPLLPLIAVGLFGSGCSSSDTRPLPHAPSVDVPRFMGDWYVIAHIPSWPERDAYDAVESYALKPDGRIQTTFTYRKGRFDAPQRSMHPIGHVEEEGHGAVWGMQFIWPIQAEYIIAWRDDDYRQTIVARSKRDYVWYMARTPQVSDGDYQKAVQRIAEMGYDIRRLRRVPQSIR; the protein is encoded by the coding sequence ATGCGCGTGTTCCCGCTGCTTCCGCTGATCGCGGTCGGCCTGTTCGGCTCAGGCTGCTCCTCCAGCGACACCCGGCCACTTCCGCATGCGCCTTCGGTGGATGTGCCACGCTTCATGGGCGACTGGTACGTGATCGCCCATATCCCGTCCTGGCCCGAACGCGATGCCTACGACGCAGTGGAAAGCTATGCCTTGAAGCCCGACGGGCGCATCCAGACCACCTTCACCTATCGCAAGGGCAGATTCGATGCCCCGCAGAGGTCGATGCACCCCATCGGCCATGTCGAAGAGGAAGGCCATGGCGCGGTATGGGGCATGCAGTTCATCTGGCCGATCCAGGCCGAGTACATCATCGCCTGGCGGGATGATGACTACCGCCAGACCATCGTGGCGCGCAGCAAGCGCGACTATGTCTGGTACATGGCACGTACGCCGCAGGTGTCCGACGGCGACTACCAGAAAGCCGTGCAGCGCATCGCCGAAATGGGCTACGACATCCGCCGACTGCGGCGCGTGCCGCAATCCATCCGGTAG
- a CDS encoding response regulator transcription factor translates to MDSPESMDAAHRLLGIIAKIRQFRCSPRQQRQNDHHAPRAPITSLRMNGLPAPRPLQLALLDDHEVVRRGTALHLSRDVRFHIVASHARSEELIDSLQQMRVDVAIIDLTLARDDRSAAELTPLLREHFPRVPLLAFATLSPLTHINQLIATGISGVVSKTEPLSMLSDAIVRVSQGLPRLPPDCTLPGDCEELSRNEREVLELLLAGLTVSEIALRRHRSIKTVSTQKVAALRKLRLRNDAEIYAMRQQLESL, encoded by the coding sequence ATGGATAGCCCCGAATCGATGGATGCAGCGCATCGACTCTTAGGAATAATCGCAAAAATCAGGCAATTTCGATGTTCGCCGCGACAGCAGCGCCAGAATGATCATCACGCCCCACGGGCGCCGATCACCTCCCTGCGCATGAATGGACTTCCTGCCCCGCGCCCGCTGCAACTGGCACTCCTGGACGACCATGAGGTCGTCCGTCGCGGCACTGCCCTGCATCTCTCCCGCGACGTCCGCTTCCATATTGTCGCCAGCCATGCCCGCAGCGAAGAACTCATCGACAGCCTCCAGCAGATGCGGGTGGATGTCGCGATCATCGATCTGACCCTGGCCCGCGACGATCGCAGCGCGGCCGAGCTGACCCCGCTGCTGCGCGAGCACTTTCCACGCGTCCCCCTGCTCGCTTTTGCGACCCTGTCACCCTTGACCCACATCAACCAGCTCATCGCCACCGGCATCAGTGGCGTGGTGAGCAAGACCGAACCACTGTCGATGCTGTCGGACGCGATCGTGCGGGTATCGCAGGGGCTTCCGCGACTGCCACCCGACTGCACCCTGCCGGGAGACTGCGAAGAACTCAGCCGCAACGAGCGCGAAGTACTGGAGCTTCTGCTGGCCGGCCTGACTGTTTCGGAGATCGCGCTCCGGCGTCATCGCAGCATCAAGACTGTCAGCACGCAGAAGGTTGCGGCTTTGCGCAAGCTCAGGCTGCGCAACGATGCCGAGATCTACGCCATGCGGCAGCAGCTGGAATCACTTTGA